In the Methanofollis sp. genome, CGCCTGGGGCTCTCTTTCTTTTGTTCGAATCCCGTGTTTCATCCGTAATTTTGTCATTTCTGGCGGACTATGCAGATTGCGCGGCCATGATCGATGTGCTACTATCATCTCTCCGTGATCAGGCCAGACCTGCAGGGTCTGATGGTATGTGAACCGGTTGTCGCATCCGGTTGTTTTGAGGCCCTTGAAACCGGAGAAGAGCATCAGTGGATCTGGAGAGTCGAACGCTGGCATCCTCCCCCATCATCGTGCATCGATGTATCCCGTCGTCACTGTCCACTGGAGAACCTTAAATGAGGGAGAAATACAGTAATACCCTCATACGGAGTGAGACCACAATGACAGATCTGGGCAAGCCGCACTGCGTCAACCGCCTTCCGGCACGGATCCTCATCAAGGACATCTCCATGGAAGAGGCAAACGAGTACATCAGGCGGCATGCGAAGGAGAACTATGAGATACCGCCTGACTATGCCATCAGGGACGTCATCCTCCTCGGCAAATCCCCCATTGTCGTCGGGGTGAAGGAAAAGAAACGGAAAGTCCTTTTCCCTTTCACGAAGCCCTGTTTCGGCACCGCCGTCATGGAGATGGACGCCACCCCCGAGGACATCGAAAAAATACGCAAAGATCTCGGGAAGACGGGATAACCGTCCCGCACCCCCAGTCCCCGCACCCCCAGTCCCCGCGCAGCCTGTCTCCGGCGGGCGCACCCGGCCTCTCCGAATAAACGCTTTTCCAGCATTATTTCCAGGATCTGTATTTTTTATGCTCTGCAAACCCCGGCCCATACCGTCCGGGCTATGTCTGTTTTTTCCCCTCCACAATACAATATATAATGAGGGACGAACACCCATTAGAATAGAATGGAAGATACCATCAGCTTTTCAACATTTCATCTCTCCCCGAATATTCTCAAGGCAATAGAAGATATGGGCTTTGAGGAACCCACGCCCATTCAAGTCCTTGCTATTCCCCAGATCCTGACTGGAATGGACGTGACTGGCCAGGCGCAGACCGGTACCGGCAAAACTGCGGCGTTTGGTATTCCTGCCATCGAAAAGATCGATCCCGAAGCGAGAGGGACGCAGGTCCTTGTCCTCTCCCCGACACGGGAACTCGCCATCCAGACAGCCGAAGAATTCTCGCGCCTCGTAAAATATCTTGGAAATATCACCGTGATACCTGTCTATGGCGGTCAGTCCATCGAGCGGCAGTTCCGGGCACTGAAAGCGGGGGTACAGATCGTCGTCGGCACGCCGGGGCGTTTGCTCGACCACCTCGACCGCGGCACCCTCCGCCTCGGCAGCGTGAAGATGGTCATCCTTGACGAGGCCGACCAGATGCTTGACATGGGCTTCCGCGAGGACATCGAGAAGATCCTTAGCGAGACCCCTG is a window encoding:
- a CDS encoding DUF1894 domain-containing protein, with amino-acid sequence MTDLGKPHCVNRLPARILIKDISMEEANEYIRRHAKENYEIPPDYAIRDVILLGKSPIVVGVKEKKRKVLFPFTKPCFGTAVMEMDATPEDIEKIRKDLGKTG